The Electrophorus electricus isolate fEleEle1 chromosome 4, fEleEle1.pri, whole genome shotgun sequence region TGCTTTTTGATGTCCTTTGTGTCACATCAAGGAAAATCAatgacatttcaaaatgttatcCAGGGTCATCTGACAGGACAGAAGGCAAAGTTAGCTCCACAGTGTATGAGGCTGGCACAAAGCCTGACAGAGAAGGATTAAGACAATTACAGCATTCCATTGTGTCCAGCCACACTGATGACTCCAGCAACAAGCAGAGTAGTACAGAGAAGTTCTCCTCTCATATGTGTATGAAAGAGAACGAAGCTAGGAAAATGCAGGAtgagagagaaggtgaatgTATTGGGAAGGAGTCGTGCAGGCCCACTCATAGTAGAACAAACATCGCCACTGACAAGGAAATATCTGACATGCAGGGGCCACTGGGTAAGTGTGAGTGGACATGGGACTGGGCTGAGAACTCACCCCTGCACAATGCTAGAGGGAGAACTGGGCACGAGGCTGAAGCCAGGCATCAggcctcctcctccagcactgGAGCACTCACTGTACCTAAGTCAGATCAGTTTGACTGTAAGACACCAGTCACATGCTTTGCAGAGGACTTGGCAACAACTGTGGTCTCCATGGCGACAGAGCTGGCAGCAATATGTCTGGAAAATTCAAGCGGCAAGCAGCCCTGGTTTTGTGCCTTGAAGAGGGGATCAGAGGTGCCCGAGGGCCTCCTGCTGCCCTGCCGCACCGCTGTAGCTCTCCACAGAAAAGAAACTCAGAATGGTGGCGGAGTGGCCAAAAAGCATCGGCCACCTCGACTAAGCGAGATCAAGCGCAAAACAGAGGAGCAACCCGAGCTCATGGAGCGGCTTGTCAATCGTGTGGTTGAGGAAACAGTAAACCTAGATGAGCTGGCAACCTCTGACCCCTTCGCCCTCTTTGCCTCTGAGGTCACAGCCAGAATCATGAACTGTCCTGAACTGAATGTGGTGGACATGTCCAAACCGGGTCAGCCACCCCGCAACCGACTGCAGTGTGAGAGGTGGAGCAGTCGTGGCAAAGCTGCCAGCTATGAGAGCATCCCAGAGGAGGACCCAGATCTTTGTGGTGTGGCCAATACCCTGGGGCCAGGCAGCAGGCTGGGTCAGAACCTGAGTCGAGGCAGCTCCATCTCCAAGCAGTCCAGCTGTGAGAGCATCTCTGATGAGTTCTCGAGGTTCATGGTGAAccagatggagacagagggacGAGGGTTTGACTTGCTGCTGGACTACTATGCTGGGAAGAATGCCAGCAATATCTTGGCATCAGCTGTTCAACAAGCAGCCAGCAGAAAGAATGGTCACCTCAATGTCCGGACATCATCTTGCCTCTCCAAGCAATCCAGCACGGAAAGCATTACAGAGGAGTTTTACCGCTTCATGCTCAGAGACATGGACAAGGAGAACAAAAACTGTGGCATCATTAAGACCAAAGAGTGGAGTAACAGTCTTCTGCCTCCAATCCCCAGAACCCCCTTCTGCATCCGTCAGTCTTCTGTTCCAGATAGAAGGTCGTCCGACTCCAGACTGACTGTAAACTCGCCCATCAAGGCCAACTCATTTGACGGATTTGCCCGAAATAGTGACTCACTTAACATATACCCTTCCAACTGCGTGTCATCCACGGGACTCTGCAAGTCTGATTCTTGCCTATACAAGCGTGCCCACACAGACCACATCACAGACATGCTCATCCATGAGACTTGGGCCAGCTCTATTGAGTCTCTGATGCGTAAAAACAAGATCATAACAGAGCCCTCGGAGGACAGCATGGAGCTGGATTCCATTGACACCCAGCCCCATGTCCAGCTCTTCGCTAATCGACTGGCCTCTGAAATTGTAGAGAGTGGCAAGTCACTGTTGGGAGGTCACCAGGATGGAGGAGTGGGGAAACACCAGCAGCATTCTACAGTTGGAGAGAGGAGACAAGGTTTCAAGCAGTCTCGCCCAGGAAACAGTCATAGCCGGGTGATTGTGGAACTACAAGAAGGCAGTGAGGGTCCCCCAGGATCCATGTATAGGGGTCCAGCATGGAGAGGCCAAAGGGAGGTTCCTCTGATCCACATAGAGCCAGATCAAAGGGATGAGAGGTCTGAAGAATCGGCGAGAGAAGGCAATAGGGAGTCACACATTCAGGTCCAGCAACCTCAAAGAAATGGGTGGAGAGTGATGTCAAGGCAGaccaggtaaaaaaaaaaaaaccaacaaacaaacatgcacacacatttagacACACCTCCTAGATTTTTTGAGGAAATTGTCAACCATTTCCTTtattaaaaaagtattattcCATTTGGCACATTGAAAACAGTTTGCGCAGTAAAAACATAAATTTTGATGTATAGCAATCTCTATAGTTCATAGAGCACACTTACATTAATGTGGTTAACATACTGctgattgtttattgttttacatggttgtacactcaccagccactttattaggtacaactAGCTAGGACTGGGTTTGACCCCTTTTGGCCATCAGAactgctggaaacattcctctgagattttggtccatattctCAAGACAGCAACACACAGTTACTACAGATTTAATGCAAATCTCACATtacaccacatcccaaaggtgctctattagatctggtgactgtgcaGGCCATCTGAGTTCAATGAACTGATTGTCCCGTttaagaaaccagtttgagatgaattgagctttgtgacatagGGTGTTATCCTACTAGACGTAGCCATCGGTAGATGGGTACactggtcataaagggatggacttCAGCAGCAGAAATACTCAGGTAGGGTGTGGCATTTTAACAATACTCAGTTGGTATTAAGTGGtccaaagtgtgccaagaatATATTCCCCTCACTGTTATGCTgccaccaccagcctgaaccaCTGATACATGATGGATCCATGCTTTaatgttgtttatgccaaattctgaccctactgTCTGAATGTTGCAGCAAAAATCAAGAGTCATCAGACCAGGCAgtgtttttccaatcttctgCTGTCCAATTTTGAATTATAATTCAcagaagcagatgggctacagaaTTATAATTCTGTGcaaattgtagcctcagttgtcTGTTCTTAGCTAACAGTAGTGGCAcccagtgtggtcttctgctgctgtagcccatctgcttaAAGCTTCGACATGCTGTGAGATCAGAGATACTCTTCTGCGTACCTCAGTTGTAACAAGTGGTTATTTGAGCTACTGCTGCCTTTCTATCACCTTGAACCACTCTGGCCATTTGCTTCTGACCTTTGGCATCACTAAGACATTTTTGCccagagaactgctgctcactggatattttctcttttttggaccaTTCTTTGTATACTATTGAGATGATTATGCATGAAAATCCCAGatgatcagcagtttctgaaatactcagaccagcctgtTTAGCTCCAGAAACCATGGCACCTTTAAAGTCAcctaaatcacctttcttccccattctgatgctcagtttgaacttcacCAGAGCATCTTGACTATGTCTCCATGCCAAAATACATTGagctgctgccatgtgattggatAATAGATATTTTCATTAAGGAACAGTTGAACAAGtgcacctaataaagtggccggTGATTGTATACCAGTATTTCCAGGTGTCAAATTCTTGAGATACTATATTACAGTGCTGTATAGATAGtacccactaacacacaaaaTCAAGTGCCAGTAGCAGAGATGGCAAATGACTATGTAGTTATGCCAtgtactctctccccctcaGCAGTGACATGACCTCCACAGTGCCCACAGTGCCCTCTTCAGGTGTGGAAGGGGAGCATCGCTCTTTCAGCACTAGCAGTGAGGAGAGCAGCTCAGGCAGTTGGGCTCAGGTTGCCCCTGATGAAGACCCACAAGAGGAGACCACCAGTAGCTTTATTCAGCTAAGTGAGGGGTCAGTCCTCCCATCATGCCTAATCAACAGCATTTTTGAGGCTGCTCCATTTGACTCTCCATTAAAACTACATAAGTTAAATGCTGACCTTAGGTGGGGCTGTTCCATGATGCAGTAACAATCATAATTGAAGGTGCTTTTCTCACTATCAAGCTACTGTTGGATATTCAGATTGTCTTGGCATAGTCTAAATAttttctgaatatatttaatatgaggctaaatgtaaattatgaaaGTCCAGTGTGGTTGCCCACTGAGACTGCAGTGACTGTATGATCAAGGCAAGGAGCAGAGTTAAGACTAGGCTGTCCTCCTGTAGCCATCTCTCAGTCACTATTTCTTACAACACATCAAATATTCATCCAGCATTTTCTTTAACACACTAATTTTGCCTGAAGCACTAgccaaatatgcaaatgtagaAAAAAACTACAGCTAAAAGGAACTTAAATACAGAGATGCGACCCAGGTGTAAATTTTTgcaggaaacacagacacacttctgTTGTGTAGGGAGCACACAAGCATAGAACATCATACCAAATGAGATTAAATTATCTAccagacactaacacaccacTTTAGGCCATctcttgaacacacacacatgcacacagcctaGCCAGAGCTCAGTAAAGTTTAGATCTCTGAAGTAACAAAGATTCTATTAGAGTAGTTCAGCAAAGTCTTCTGATGAAGCTGAGTTGACAGCAGTGATGTTCTCTGGACTTCACACACCATCAGCCATCTGTGCAATACAGACAGGAAGTGCCTCAGACAGTCAGGCATCTGCCACTACTCATGTCCTGTTGGCTTTATAATGAGGAGAATTAGGGCCTGCTGCCCCACCCAAGCAGCCCACCACTACCTGGCACAGTTTACCATGTTTTCTGTCCCAACTCCTGCATCACTTGTCCAGCTGCATGCCTGTAGCACCTCCATGTGCCTCCTAACCTTCATTTCATCCCATTTCTAACCTTTTGCTGCCAAAGGTAAAGGTTTGCCTTCTAGTGTGTAATGAGTTGGGAGGAAATGTGCTTCCATTGCCAGGGAGCAGTTTGGCCAGCACAGCCTGTGGCAGTctcctctcctgctgtctcagcATGTTAGTGCCCTCCCGTCGTTCTAGCATAAATCCCAAAATAGTGCTGCTACAGTGTGGATGTTTACCCCAAATTGGCAGAGCCAGACAACAACTGTgaagtgtattgtgtgtgtgtgtgtgtgtgcgtatgtattaCAGAAATGGGAACAGTAGTGCATCAAGTCTTGGTCTGGCAGACCTGGAGGGCTTTCCAGAAGGACCTGGTTCCACTGTGCTAATCAGGTAGACAAGCACATATGTTAACCACATTCCATCCAACCAGCAACATGCCTGCAGCTCTGGGGTTAATGGCAGTGTTGAGTATTTCATCTGAGCCCAATGTGCTGTCCAATTGTCCTTTTCCACTTTTGCTTTTAATGTGATGGGAGCCTGTGAGATGCTGCTCAGAGATATTACACTAGTTTAGATGGAGCTGACAGGGCTACTTGGTCAAAGGCAGATGAAtgtagttgttgctttttttaacCAATATTTATTGACACTGATGGTCATGGTCTCACtcacaaatatttattgtatgTTTCAAACTGCGCTTTCATTAGGTACTCCGAGGTCCATTGGGATAAAAGTAGTGTACGACATAGTGAAAGAAATGGTgcacagatgtttgtgtgtgtgtgtgtgtgtgtgtgcatgtgcgtgcagcgaggagagagagaggaacaatcAGGAACAAGCGGATGGTGAGTGATGTCTTCTTTTTTAGTTTAATATACattctatctctcacacactcactcatactcatACTGTTGAATAAGCAGTTTAAGAGCCATTTAGAATTTTCATTCTCAGTACAACTTTTGATCTCCATTACAAGCCCTCTATAGCAACTTGTCTTTATGCTATTACATAATCTCGCCACAGTTTTCAGCTGGTACCaattctctccctttctctttctttctgctgtATAAGCCCCGGCATGGCTTCTTCTATCTCTTGGGCATTCATATTTTCTCTATCGAATTACCAGGCAATCTCAGTGTAGCAGCAGAGAGctcacctctcccctctccatcccCCTGAACACACTAAGAGCTTTCAGCCTTTGGCAAGCAGATTGAGAGAGAGCACATAAAAAAGAGTGTAAAAGAGAGAACGAGCAAGAGAAAGATAACGatagagaaagagtgatagagagcGCTTTGAATTTGcccacacaaactcacacatcaGAAATGACTCATCCTgatgcaacaaaacaaaagagactgtgtctcacacagagagcagagcagaagtACCCGCTACCCCCCACTAAGACGAAGAGGCAATAATGAAGATATGTTTTTCAATGAagaatatttagaaatattttgaaagaaataaGAGAGAAATAAGCATGTGAGCTGAGTGTTACTTAAGGTCTAAAGGAAAGTGAGATGGAGGGTGACCAAGCAGCATTCATGTTGTGCAGTGCAGAAGTGATGAACTAAGCAAATGAGTTTAAAAGCAAAAGAGATGGGGTGAAGAAGTATGTCTGATAGCAAAACCAAAAACTGGGAGAGTGTGAAATACCAACCCAGcttggtacacacacacacacacacacacacacacacacacacttgaatccCTCCCCCCTTCGAAAACATGCAGGGTGCAAGGTTAAACCAGCAAAATGTACAGAGGAGAGTGTAATGTGTGAGGAAAGCCAGtgtgatacagagagaaagaagagaaatgtTGTAGAATCCAGTTTGTTAAttcgctgtctgtctgtctctctctctctctctctctctctctctctctctatgtaccTCAGAGATTACATCAGGCTTGTCCACAGCAGGTAGCAGCTGCCAGAGAGAACTCCTCGTGGTGAACTTTGACCTGGAAAAGGAGTGTGTTGATGAAGAGCTGAGAGCAGCCCTGCAGTGGATTGCAGCCTCAGAACTTGGCATTCCTGTCCTGTACTACAGAAAGCAGGAGCACACACTGGCAAATGTAAGGGCCTCATAACTCTTTTTTGGATAATGCATGAAATTGTAATGTCAAGCTAAGGTGATATGGCCAGACAATTATAGTTTAATTGCAGCTCATAATTAGCTAACAACCTTTCATGTATTTAGATATTTCTACAAATGTGATTTCCATTCATGCAGACACTGTActtcaagtgtgtgtttggttcagTTCCAGAGAGTGGTGCATCTGGCTGGTGAGAGGGCCTGGCATGTGGGAGATTTGTTCAGTCTTGTGGCTCAGTTCTATCAGCTTCACCACAATGGGCAGCAAGCAGGTGTGCCGACACCCAGCCTCTTTGACTGGCTCCTCAAGACTCAGCACTAAAGtgtacacacatttgcacacacacaatggctaTGGCCTGTCCAGAAGAGGTCCCCATATATAAAGTGTTGTTTGCTGTTCCCATGTTTATCAATTAATGCATCAACATATCCACTACCCACAGCATTAATTTCCTGCCTATGCACTGCACTTTGTTACACTGCTGAGAGCTCCGTCCCTGCCCCACCATCCCCTACCCTGCAATACATTTGTTTACTAAACACTGCTGAGATCTCTGCCCCTGCCTGACCCTGTAATGCAATTCATTACCCATCCCTGCTGCAGTCTCTGCTACATCCCTCAATACGCAATGCATTTCATTATAAAACACTGTGCATGCCAGTAGAAGCTTTACTGCTTCCTAGGCCCCCTCCATGGCGGACTGCTTTTCTCACTACTGCCCTTACCCTGGGGTCCCATCCCAGCCCAACCCAGTCCTGCCCTGCTCTACCTGCCAGGGTAAGGTTAACTCCTGTTTGGTTTGCCTAATCAAGAAATCTAAGGCTTTTATCTGAGTATTAAATCTGTGCATGTTAGATTAGGATTGAAGCTAAATTTTGGAATAGGGTAGAACTCCAGAGGTCATGCTTGTCACACTGGCACCATAAACCCATTCTACTACACTCATTGTCGATAAACCTGAATTATGGGATACAGGAATTCACATCCTGACCATTCTCAACAAATACATGCTCTCCACTTCACAGATGTGGTGTGATTGgaggatttttttccctttaagaAGCTGCATGTTCCTTTATCTTTATATGCACTGCCAATCAGCCCCGTTCTCAAGAAGAAATGAGCAATCAACTGCTCCAATAGCAGACATTGTTACAACCAACCACTTAGCCTTGACATTTTGTAGCCTAAAAATTTATATGGCACGATTAACAACTTAAAATGTACTGGGTGACTTTTTGTCAAAATAAGCAGATATGGAAGATTACATGGTGGTCGTTATTAAATGTAATGacttattgtttataattaatACAACTCCCCAGtttacacagcacagagaaatatttacttttcttgCTTCTGCTAAAATTTACTTTTGCTTATACATTCACTTTTTTATTGTACCTTTGAACTTGAATTCTGTGGTAAAGTTTTCTgtgactgaaaataaaaggcTTTATTTTGGCTAGATGTAAATAGATAATAGATTTTGAGCTACAGCACCTTTGTGCTGTGAGTGGGAAGCCCTGTTCTTAGTCTACCAGTTGCTGAGAGACACTGGGCAATCAATGATCTAGAACATGTCTGCAAAAGTATGTATGAAGTACATTTGGAGTATGGTTAGATTATGTCAAAAAGTACGATAACTACACTTTTTGTCATGTCAGTTTGTTAATGTGAAATCTGATGTGTAAAGCTTTTCTTTGCATCGTCATGTAATAACAgtaacataaatgttttaatcattATGAAAAGCACACAACCATCCAAACTGATTGTAACTGAATGTGTTTATCTTttcaaaatcaataataaaaaaaaaaaactatggaaAGTGAATTCAGTGTTAGTCTTTATTTAGGGAGTGAATGGATATATTTTACAGACCATAGACTGAATGAGTGCTAAGAGTATTCTCTAATTCTTAAACAGATATATGTAGACATATTGAATAACCTGTCAGACATACAGCATGGTGAAAGCTCACTAATATAGAAAATATCTgatattcaattatttaaaatatttatggtCTCTAGAATGAAGACTTGATTCAGTGTGAAGGTAGTTTGTGAAACGCAGCCATGTTCCACAAGTAGTTTCATAAACTGCTATACACAACCTTATACAATTTCTATTTGATGTCAGTATTTTTGTTGTGTTAAACTGCACAATACCTACACGTTTTTCTACAGAGAGCTTTgttgaattatatatatatgttatgatctttatatatatatatatataaattttttttataacataTTACAAAGTATATCTATAAACTTAAGGATGCACATATAAGGTACCAAATCCATGGACTCATTTACCATGTGAAGGACAGAGTGTACAGAGAGAGTCTAGCAGGAGCAGTTCTAAATTTGCTAATGGAATATGCTCAATGACCCTGCTTGCATACAGCTGCAGATGAGAAAGCAGGTTCCCAACAAGGAAGGCTAAGCTAGTGCAGTACCCCTAGATAACCTTGACACACTGATCAGGATGCAATACTGCACGACATCTGTTCCATCCACACCATGAAGACCAgggttatgtgtatgtgtctgtatgttttaaCACTAAGATTTTCCTCTAAATGTTTCCAGCTCCAGCAGAATGCCAAACACTTCCATGCTGAGTAGCTTAGCGCCAGATCCGACAGGTGTTATCCTTACTGCCTGCAGAGGGAAGAATGACCACATTTCCAATTACTGGCCTTTGAGagtattagtgtgtttgtatgtgcatgtatctgtgtttatgtgtgtggcATATATGCATATGAAATACAACACATGAAATCTTCTGTCGTGCATAACTCAATCTGTGCCTATAAACCTATGCCTGTACAATAAGCTTTGATTATATATGTCAGACATATGCCAGCCACACTATGGTTAAGTGTTTTGGACACGTGTGTGCAGGTTTGTCTAATTGCCTGTAATGATGGTGTCTCCTTCATAATTGAAAGCACAGGAGAAGATCTCGTCGGTGTGTCCCTCCAGCACCTGTAGGCAGGAGCTGGatctcacacaccacacgcgTGCCGTCTTGTCAGCACTCGCTGTTAACACACGTGTCCCCTGGGGGTTAAAGCACAcctacgagagagagagagcatgcttTATAGCACGATGATCAGAGGGCCTGATGCCTCTCTGCACCAAACAGTAAGGTATTGTCTGTGAAGTATCTCATGACTACCTGTGAAACACTGAATTTCACACCATGCCGATTAAACATGGCTGGAAAGAGAACGTGACATTGAGGTAAgtcataggtgtgtgtatgtgtgtgtctgtgtgctgaacTGTTTGTGACCTATGTCAGTATGAGCGCACACTCTAGGGCTGGAGTGATGAAGAGCCCTTTGCTTATTAGCCCCTTACTTGGATCTGTAACACAAACTTCTGAGTGTTTTATTATAAAACTACATAGCAGGTACAGAGTGAGGTAAACAGAGGGGCTTCAAATCTTTATGCATTTGAATTATAACCATTATGGAAATATACTGCCTTTCATGACAAtggaaaagggaaagagagaatgaggggagggagggagagtaaGGGgtgaagaaagggaaaaaaggatGACATTTGATGagtaaaaaatgcaaaagacAAGATAATGTTGGTATGGCGATAGGAATGAGAAGTAAGTGGAGGTGTTAAAGCAACAAGTGAAAAactgcaaaagagaaaaagacaggaagagaaacaggaagtgactgAAGAACAGGCAAAAATCTTAGGAAAttagaggaaaaataaaagaagagggagaaaattGAAATTTGATCAGGAAAAAAGATGGCATCAcaacagagcaaagaaaaaatgtcagtTTGGCTGTTCTTTGCCTTTGGGTTCATTTGAcagtgtatgtgcctgtgtgtgcataggCACAGTGAAAACTGCAGAAAGAAAAGGTAACTGCAGACTCACCTTAGAAATTTCTCCTTCATGGCCTtccaatttacacacacactggtatgTGTCTGCGTTAAACACCCTCGATGTACCTAAacgcacaagcgcacacacacgcatctctGTGTGAGAGCAGTAGCTATACTGGCAGGAACAGCAGGAGCAGTGTGGTACAGTATGAGCAGTGCATAGTAGAAACTGTGTGGACTGGcccagacagaggagagaggggaggaaagatAAGAGAATGCCAGCAGAAAAGAGGGAAGGAGTGCAGACGAAGGGAGAACAGTGGAATGAGccacagggagaaagaaagaagcagtgGAGTAAAagagaggggaaggagagaggggtggaggttGAGAAGGATTTTGTGTGATCACAAGATGGGGATGtaacaaaagaagaaacaagagaagtgtggagtgtggagatAATGGTGATAATGTAGCTAGCAATGTTAATGATAATGGTGTGATTAGTGGTGATGTGAATGATGATATGATTTGTAGTGATGtgtttgatgatgatgatgatgatgtggttGAAGATGAAGCTGACATGGTTAACAATGGGGTGAATGTGGAGGAAACTGCAGCtatttaatgtgaaaataatagctaatggtggtgatgatgatgaggattaGTGATTATGATGGTGATGAGGAGGGACAGATGCTACTCTCACCATCTGCTGAGGCTGTGGCGATAAGCTGACCAGTGTAGTTAAAGCAAACATCTAACACCTCATCATCATGCCCAGTTAGAGTTGACAAACATTGACCACTCTCAGCATCCCACACCTATGCTCACACCACAAGAGACAGAACCACAGAGACTCTAATGgcaacacatacatgcacacatattatTTACCCGTTTCATACTGAGtctataaaataatacaaaaaggGCACATAAATCAACTCATGAGGGAGTGAAGCAATGAACTGTTTCACTTTGTTCTCCTTTGTGGAACATCTTTGTCCACAGAATAATTAAGAGTTCTGAGTTGTTAAAGATAATCATaatagaaagagaggggaagTTCCTTATTCAGACAGTTTTTTTCTACGTTATTAATCACAGACAAATGGCTGATCAATgtgggtatatatgtgtgtgcgtgattatgtatgtgacaaacacTGCAGTGAGACCTTGCAGTTCTTGTCCATAGAGGCTGTGACGATGAGGGAACAGTCCCAGTTGAACTGCACACTGCTGATCTCTCCCCTGTGCCCTATGAGTGTATGCTCCCgcctacagagacacacatgcccacaaacAAGCCTTCAGCTCCACACAGCATAACAAGCTACAGAAAGACTGAAAAAGGAGCAGGAAAAAGCTGAGGAATGAGGAGCTGTAGTTTTGAGTAAATAATTGCTTCTTGTTCTATCAATCAAGTATGATAGATAAATCAATGATAAATCAAGGGCTAGAAGTGATTTACAGACCTGCCTGAAGGCACATCCCATAGGATGACTGTGTGGTCAAAAGAACCCGTAACCAACCGATTTCCTACTGTGTTGAAGCAGAGAGAGATTATCTCAGCAGAGTGACcctgaaaaaaagacagaaaaggacagagagggagagaccagTAGATTAAGGTAGAGAAATGAAACtcatcattatttaaatgaaatcatACTAAAAATTGATGTTACATATTTTGCACTATAGAAagaaaaactgagaaaatgttAATTTCCATCACCAGAAAGAGTTACTTCTGGTTTAAAGTTTGTTTCATAATTTAGATTTGCCAGGGAATAAGTGGATAGTTAAGACAGGGTAtggtctcccacacacacacacacacacagacacacccagttACCACCCCATCACACCCTCATGCCTTTCACCCTAGACCAAACCTTACTGAATACAAACACCAAGATACATCTGTAGGCTATTGGATAAATGGATTATGCAAactgtgttggggtgtgtgtgcgtgtgtgtgtgcgtgtgtgcattttcatttgtttttggcaAAGCATAACTCCCATACCATAAAATACACACTTTCCACAGTAACAGCAAAACCCAGCATAGCAAAATGCATCAGAatacaatggaaaacaaaacacagcacaacacagcacttaCCATGCAACACAATACAAGAAAACACAATGCCtataaacacatgaaaatggaaaacacagCGAGTGAAGAGCTCGATTTTTCACTAAGTGACTGATTTAATAAGCAAATTCATTAATAACTGCACGGATGGGTGAGCATTCACAGAAGTGCTGCAGATCAttgaataattttaaatatagaTGCAAAGTCTAAGGGGATTTGTGCCTGGGAGATAGGGGTCTTCATAACATTGATATACAAGGGctaaaatttgcatttttgtattGACATGCTTTCTTGATAGACCATTAGGCTTAAAAGGGGTGGTGGGGTTATGGGAGCCTTTCTGGTCTTATGCTATGCCAACGAGAGTGGAGGAATAACTAAGTGCATGTTTCAGGTTTATACATTAAAAATtctctggattttttttttttcacttttctggATTTTCCAATTATCTTAAGACAGCAGGTAAAATTAACCTAGTTATACAAAATCATGGAAGGACTTTTAGTTTTTGAACTTGAGTGAAATGGGAGAGGAATATTAATGTAGGAGAATGACTCAGAGAGTGTCAAACAGAAAGGGTT contains the following coding sequences:
- the sphkap gene encoding A-kinase anchor protein SPHKAP isoform X1; this translates as MAGAKCLLRTPGNFQPSAMFEGSDSVDTEGVKTESSLGSSVSACKKVLCSNSVLDSSEYWMRNSKTLCRVDFLEAQHDRSCTICFVSLDTHAGDQHDNSCHKKLASVSPHLPRLVECLGMQPLKEQEILLLTGLDSPDTCQHDPVHTQSQRAADVCLVQTASGYHATQPNIILQINKFLIGLKSGQDRQHHSPLGGQCVADDDTNRSVSSIEEDFLTASEHLGDDSEDDPFRNATLNIPSYIRLKQHKVEEQPQAHLTTTYSHTASYAVDSVSGETAQHIQSHTMVDKEDSEDSETLCASSKSNKLSGVSSAPTRDSSTVIPKYNSQCISESAGHYATNLTESVLQDAFICLYQDEMSFTPKAAVSISGSPQKTVVMSQSMDEPPRVRTHSFELPRIVIVQSPDNCEAGEWTHPHRAAEYHGVHGHRMHDHRVHGHSFKPGTPPHTHHRSPIRNTSKPVELALACAASVIGTISTPHVIERLTLETGDGDDVDGEDEGEGNETERGEGNETEQRDYSFSSAVCGISQMAGALAIVDSADAEDSGEMFSASLGLLSVAQASTAVPLHCSVAEGISMDTFRANVAEVLLREASAVLIHKQSYTSIANFLETTNNKIMSGITRPKRSYKEHLEVDDFIWDVAESVVKHTLEKAVKRKELEGKDTSSIQGLLMESVGSLLFDVLCVTSRKINDISKCYPGSSDRTEGKVSSTVYEAGTKPDREGLRQLQHSIVSSHTDDSSNKQSSTEKFSSHMCMKENEARKMQDEREGECIGKESCRPTHSRTNIATDKEISDMQGPLGKCEWTWDWAENSPLHNARGRTGHEAEARHQASSSSTGALTVPKSDQFDCKTPVTCFAEDLATTVVSMATELAAICLENSSGKQPWFCALKRGSEVPEGLLLPCRTAVALHRKETQNGGGVAKKHRPPRLSEIKRKTEEQPELMERLVNRVVEETVNLDELATSDPFALFASEVTARIMNCPELNVVDMSKPGQPPRNRLQCERWSSRGKAASYESIPEEDPDLCGVANTLGPGSRLGQNLSRGSSISKQSSCESISDEFSRFMVNQMETEGRGFDLLLDYYAGKNASNILASAVQQAASRKNGHLNVRTSSCLSKQSSTESITEEFYRFMLRDMDKENKNCGIIKTKEWSNSLLPPIPRTPFCIRQSSVPDRRSSDSRLTVNSPIKANSFDGFARNSDSLNIYPSNCVSSTGLCKSDSCLYKRAHTDHITDMLIHETWASSIESLMRKNKIITEPSEDSMELDSIDTQPHVQLFANRLASEIVESGKSLLGGHQDGGVGKHQQHSTVGERRQGFKQSRPGNSHSRVIVELQEGSEGPPGSMYRGPAWRGQREVPLIHIEPDQRDERSEESAREGNRESHIQVQQPQRNGWRVMSRQTSSDMTSTVPTVPSSGVEGEHRSFSTSSEESSSGSWAQVAPDEDPQEETTSSFIQLSEGNGNSSASSLGLADLEGFPEGPGSTVLISEERERNNQEQADEITSGLSTAGSSCQRELLVVNFDLEKECVDEELRAALQWIAASELGIPVLYYRKQEHTLANFQRVVHLAGERAWHVGDLFSLVAQFYQLHHNGQQAGVPTPSLFDWLLKTQH